Proteins encoded together in one Flavobacteriales bacterium window:
- a CDS encoding HAMP domain-containing histidine kinase, giving the protein MKASPEQAERLHRFAHDLRNRLGAIRQVLAQFTEPAAREHADLLDFAEQQCFKALRATEELLDDFMVDRSPKLMAKQPVDLAACIGRAIDAQQHRFARKQQAVEQSVESGLLAQGDARLLEDLVCALLSNASKFSDAGHSISIRLRKANGMAEITVTDKGIGLDADDLLHVFTRYALLKGRSTAGEAQGRSTLARAKQWAEAHGGELTASSNGADQGSAFTLRLPLA; this is encoded by the coding sequence ATGAAGGCATCGCCAGAGCAAGCCGAGCGCCTGCACCGTTTCGCGCACGACCTGCGCAACCGCCTCGGCGCGATTCGGCAGGTGCTGGCTCAATTCACTGAACCTGCAGCGCGTGAGCATGCTGACCTGCTCGACTTCGCTGAGCAGCAGTGCTTCAAGGCGTTGCGGGCCACGGAGGAGCTCCTCGACGATTTCATGGTTGACCGAAGCCCGAAGCTGATGGCGAAACAGCCCGTCGACCTCGCTGCGTGCATTGGCCGCGCCATCGACGCCCAACAGCACCGTTTCGCGCGCAAGCAGCAAGCGGTGGAGCAATCGGTCGAATCCGGACTCTTGGCCCAAGGAGATGCCCGCCTCCTCGAGGATCTGGTCTGCGCGCTACTGAGCAACGCGTCGAAATTCAGCGATGCCGGGCACTCCATCTCCATCCGCCTTCGGAAGGCGAATGGCATGGCCGAGATCACCGTAACTGATAAAGGCATCGGCCTTGACGCCGATGACCTCCTTCATGTGTTCACGCGCTATGCACTCCTGAAAGGAAGATCAACCGCCGGCGAGGCCCAAGGGCGCTCAACCCTGGCCCGTGCCAAGCAATGGGCTGAAGCTCACGGCGGCGAGCTGACGGCATCGAGCAATGGCGCTGATCAAGGCAGCGCCTTCACCCTGCGGCTGCCGTTGGCTTGA
- a CDS encoding NYN domain-containing protein — protein MSKQGSTALKVGVFYDGSYFTHVSNYYNYVHAQRRRLHIGGVHEFIKHSLAEREDTRPSLCHIIDAHFFRGRFSARDAMEKTNQLYYDRVFDDVLMYNGVQTHYLPVKDLMGRKREKGIDVLMALETYELCMLKRFDVAVIIASDSDHVPLVRKLHALGCKTMLLGWDFEFADQETGELQTTKTSTDLWNEVSYPMPMHDLIEEGLKEDDEVVRDMFVTRDARDAEPDVERPAPTLVDEERHRSAIMSLMNGYGFIRYPDNNLFFRHDDLQGITFEELSVSDEVEFNVAINHRGQRVAKNITWPAE, from the coding sequence ATGAGCAAGCAAGGAAGCACCGCCCTGAAGGTGGGCGTATTCTACGACGGGAGCTATTTCACCCACGTGAGCAACTACTACAATTACGTGCACGCGCAGCGGCGCAGGCTTCACATCGGCGGGGTGCACGAGTTCATCAAGCATAGCCTTGCGGAACGGGAGGATACCCGCCCCAGCCTCTGCCACATCATAGACGCGCACTTCTTCCGTGGCCGCTTCAGCGCTCGCGATGCCATGGAGAAGACCAACCAGCTCTACTACGACCGGGTTTTCGACGATGTGCTCATGTACAACGGCGTCCAAACGCACTACCTGCCGGTGAAGGACCTCATGGGCCGCAAGCGCGAGAAGGGCATCGATGTGCTGATGGCGCTCGAGACCTATGAGCTCTGCATGCTCAAGCGTTTCGATGTGGCCGTGATCATCGCCAGCGATAGCGATCATGTGCCCTTGGTGCGCAAGCTGCATGCTTTGGGCTGCAAGACCATGCTGCTGGGCTGGGACTTCGAGTTCGCTGACCAGGAGACCGGCGAACTGCAGACCACGAAGACGAGCACTGACCTCTGGAATGAGGTGAGCTACCCCATGCCCATGCACGACTTGATCGAGGAAGGGCTGAAGGAGGATGATGAGGTGGTGCGGGACATGTTCGTGACGCGCGATGCCCGCGACGCCGAGCCCGACGTTGAGCGTCCGGCCCCTACCTTGGTGGATGAGGAGCGTCATCGCAGCGCGATCATGAGCCTGATGAACGGCTACGGATTCATCCGCTACCCGGACAACAACCTCTTCTTCCGCCATGACGACCTCCAAGGCATCACCTTCGAGGAGTTGTCGGTGAGCGATGAGGTTGAATTCAATGTGGCCATCAATCACCGCGGCCAGCGCGTGGCGAAGAACATCACGTGGCCGGCGGAATAG
- a CDS encoding response regulator, with protein sequence MTQGTLQQTEVRHIIVVDDEDDCNFVTKLVLKKAGFSGRVTCYTSAAEALAHFRAGHDLPDLLFVDINMPAVSGFEFLAACESEGLLPNELTSVVMFSSSNRPSDLERALSYRSVMGYVEKALSVDSFERVLADRRAGRK encoded by the coding sequence ATGACCCAAGGGACCCTTCAGCAGACCGAGGTCCGCCACATCATCGTGGTGGACGATGAGGACGATTGCAACTTCGTGACGAAGCTGGTGCTGAAGAAGGCCGGCTTCTCCGGCCGAGTCACCTGCTACACGAGCGCAGCGGAGGCCCTGGCGCATTTCCGCGCCGGCCACGACCTGCCTGACCTGCTCTTCGTTGACATCAACATGCCAGCCGTTAGCGGATTCGAGTTCCTTGCCGCCTGCGAATCCGAGGGCCTGCTCCCCAATGAGCTCACCAGCGTGGTGATGTTCAGCAGCAGCAACCGGCCCAGCGACCTGGAGCGCGCGCTTTCCTACCGCAGCGTGATGGGCTATGTCGAGAAGGCGCTCTCGGTGGATAGCTTCGAGCGCGTATTAGCCGATCGCCGGGCCGGGCGGAAGTGA
- a CDS encoding RnfABCDGE type electron transport complex subunit D: MTAVIQHLRRDARHFQILFLSAFLAYGIAVLQWDAEWRRYLILLGTCLAAQAFFIRWKKLPWHSVKSAMVTGLGMSLLLKAGSPWVLVLGASVAIASKFLLRIDGKHVFNPGNLGIAAAVLLTGDAWVSPGQWGSGAALVFLVGAAGCMVVLRVGRIDTSLAFLLAFAALDFARQVLYLGWEPDVWLHRMSNGSLLLFTFFMITDPMTTPKAQGARIGWSLAIALLAFLLGWKWWVNATPIWALLIISAFTPLLDRIWKGEVFRWVGHAESAPTGAAAPAIHQIAPTVATDRTAP; encoded by the coding sequence ATGACCGCCGTGATCCAGCACCTCCGCCGCGATGCGCGCCATTTCCAGATCCTCTTCCTATCGGCCTTCCTCGCATACGGCATCGCGGTGCTGCAGTGGGATGCCGAGTGGCGGCGCTACCTGATCCTCTTGGGCACTTGCCTCGCGGCGCAAGCGTTCTTCATCCGTTGGAAGAAGCTGCCTTGGCATTCGGTCAAGAGCGCAATGGTGACCGGCTTGGGCATGAGCCTGCTGCTGAAGGCCGGGTCGCCGTGGGTGCTGGTGCTTGGCGCATCCGTGGCCATCGCGAGCAAGTTCTTGCTCCGGATCGATGGCAAGCATGTTTTCAATCCCGGCAACCTGGGCATCGCGGCAGCCGTGCTGCTCACAGGCGATGCGTGGGTGAGCCCAGGGCAATGGGGGAGCGGAGCCGCGCTGGTCTTCCTGGTGGGCGCTGCCGGCTGCATGGTGGTGCTGCGGGTCGGGCGCATTGATACGAGCCTCGCATTCCTCTTGGCCTTCGCTGCCCTGGATTTCGCGCGCCAGGTGCTCTACCTCGGTTGGGAACCCGATGTATGGCTGCACCGCATGAGCAACGGGTCCCTGCTGCTCTTCACCTTCTTCATGATCACCGATCCGATGACCACGCCCAAAGCACAGGGCGCTCGCATCGGCTGGAGCCTCGCTATCGCCTTGCTCGCTTTCCTGCTCGGCTGGAAGTGGTGGGTGAATGCCACGCCGATCTGGGCATTGCTGATCATCAGCGCGTTCACCCCTTTGCTCGATCGGATTTGGAAAGGAGAGGTGTTCCGGTGGGTTGGGCATGCGGAAAGCGCCCCAACCGGGGCAGCCGCACCTGCGATCCACCAGATCGCCCCAACGGTTGCCACAGATCGAACCGCCCCCTGA
- a CDS encoding DUF2330 domain-containing protein, whose protein sequence is MRHAFLPILALLAHQASAFCGFYVAKADATLFNDRSEVILVRDGQRTILTMSNDFKGDVKDFAMVVPVPTVLLRDDIKVVERRVFDALDAYSAPRLVEYYDENPCRRWLFSNADMQESVAATRSAMAMKQEEREARDKGVTIEARYTVGEYDILILSAKESVGLKDWLIENGYKIPQTAHEVLDPYIKSNLKFFVVKVNLKELQASGYSTLRPIQIRYESHKFMLPIRLGMANSNGSQDMIVHAFTRTGRVECVNYRTVKVPTDRNIPLFAKPRFGPFYKDLFARAHRREGRNTVFLEYAWNVTPSFSGMKCDPCVGPPPMPREFAEAGASWSQQGAPTFYTRLHVRYSRDRFPQDLVFQVTPNTEHFQARYILTHPAQGDLTCSEGQDYLEQLYYRRHRELEELNALTGWNVDKHRDYADEVKRRMSPERRNTVAPPVPFRGPGGMGGPWMLVALAAFAFALVELVHRSRLRPA, encoded by the coding sequence ATGCGCCACGCATTCCTCCCCATCCTCGCGCTGCTTGCGCACCAAGCCTCCGCCTTCTGCGGCTTCTATGTGGCCAAGGCCGATGCCACGCTCTTCAACGACCGCAGCGAGGTGATCCTCGTCCGCGACGGCCAGCGCACCATCCTCACCATGAGCAATGACTTCAAGGGCGACGTGAAGGACTTCGCCATGGTGGTGCCCGTGCCCACGGTGCTGCTGCGCGACGACATCAAGGTGGTGGAGCGCCGCGTGTTCGATGCGCTCGATGCCTATAGCGCGCCGCGGCTGGTGGAGTATTACGATGAGAATCCCTGCCGGCGCTGGCTATTCAGCAATGCAGACATGCAGGAGAGCGTGGCGGCTACGAGGTCCGCCATGGCCATGAAGCAAGAAGAGCGGGAAGCCAGGGACAAAGGCGTCACCATTGAGGCGCGTTACACGGTAGGGGAGTATGACATCCTGATCCTGAGCGCGAAGGAGAGCGTGGGCTTGAAGGATTGGTTGATCGAGAACGGGTACAAGATCCCCCAGACGGCGCACGAGGTGCTCGATCCCTACATCAAGAGCAACCTGAAGTTCTTCGTGGTGAAAGTGAACCTGAAGGAACTCCAGGCATCGGGCTACAGCACTTTGCGGCCGATCCAGATCCGGTACGAGAGCCATAAGTTCATGCTGCCCATCCGATTGGGCATGGCCAACAGCAACGGCTCGCAGGACATGATCGTGCATGCCTTCACCCGCACCGGCCGTGTGGAGTGCGTGAACTACCGAACGGTGAAAGTGCCTACCGACCGCAACATCCCGCTCTTCGCCAAGCCACGATTCGGGCCGTTCTACAAGGACTTGTTCGCGCGGGCGCATCGCCGTGAGGGACGCAACACGGTCTTCCTTGAGTACGCCTGGAACGTGACGCCCAGCTTCAGCGGGATGAAGTGCGATCCCTGCGTCGGTCCGCCGCCCATGCCGCGCGAGTTCGCTGAAGCTGGCGCCTCTTGGAGCCAGCAAGGCGCGCCAACCTTCTACACGCGCCTGCATGTGCGCTATTCGCGCGATCGCTTTCCGCAGGACCTGGTCTTCCAGGTAACGCCCAATACGGAGCACTTCCAAGCGCGCTACATCCTCACGCACCCGGCCCAAGGCGATCTTACCTGCTCCGAAGGGCAGGATTACCTGGAGCAGCTCTACTACCGTCGCCATCGTGAATTGGAAGAGCTGAACGCGCTCACCGGCTGGAACGTGGACAAGCACCGTGATTACGCCGATGAAGTGAAGCGGCGCATGAGCCCTGAACGACGCAATACGGTGGCGCCTCCAGTGCCCTTCCGTGGCCCGGGCGGGATGGGCGGTCCTTGGATGCTCGTTGCACTTGCGGCCTTTGCCTTTGCATTGGTGGAGCTCGTTCACCGCAGTCGTTTACGGCCGGCTTAG
- a CDS encoding response regulator: MKKILIIEDEAIISFSYRLQMERMGFEVTGTAKSAEEAEALLRTERPDLIIMDVYLKGPKTGLELAQEIHASDPVPIPILFLTASTKPEVVEAIRALKGCHYLPKPINSDSLEDMLQRFARE; this comes from the coding sequence ATGAAGAAGATCCTGATCATCGAGGACGAGGCCATCATCTCGTTCAGCTACCGCCTCCAGATGGAGCGCATGGGCTTTGAGGTCACCGGCACCGCTAAGAGCGCCGAAGAGGCTGAGGCGCTCCTCCGCACGGAGCGCCCTGACCTCATCATCATGGACGTGTACCTCAAAGGCCCCAAGACCGGGCTCGAACTGGCGCAAGAGATCCATGCCAGTGACCCCGTTCCGATCCCCATCCTCTTCCTCACCGCCAGCACGAAGCCTGAAGTGGTGGAGGCCATCCGCGCGCTCAAGGGCTGCCATTACCTGCCGAAGCCCATCAACAGCGACAGCCTGGAGGACATGCTCCAGCGGTTCGCCCGCGAATAA